DNA from Thermococcus argininiproducens:
ACTTCAAGTTTCAACCGCCCCAACGACAGTTCTGAAAGGACGCCTAACGGCGTCTTCCCTCCGATGATGGAGGGACACGATGAAACTCCTCATGGAGTTGTTCTTAAGTGGCCTCTTCAGGACTTGGTTACGTTGACAAGTTTAAAAAAGTTTCGGTGGTTTAAAGGTTCACTCGGACAGTTCACCACATCCCGTCCCAAAGGCGAGGCTTTCAAAAGGTAAGATAAATCTCCCAATGCCGCACTATTCAAAAGATGATGATTACATCTTCGTTTGGCAGGAAATAGTCCTTCCTATTTTAGAGAATATCAAGCCAAAGATTCTCGTAGTCTCAGCGGGCTTTGATGCCTTTAAAGGGGATGGTTTAGCTACGATAGAGCTGAGTGAGAGATTTTATCATTTTGCTGGGGCTTCGCTTTCAAGGTTTAGTCTAGCCGTTATTCTTGAAGGAGGATACAGTGTGGGCTTAAGAAAGGGATTCCCTGCTTTTATTGGGGGTTATCTCGAAGGGAATCCTGAACTTGAGAATATTTCCCCAAAATATGGAACAATTAAAGTTGTTGGAGAGGTTAGGGAGATACAGGGTGAATGGTGGGGTATTTAACTCAGTGATGTGGAGCGTTTCTCTTGATGGTGTGTTTTAGAATGGACAAATTAACCAGTTGACTACAAATTGATTGAACTTTAGTGCATTATAAGTTTATGCATAACCTATAGGGTGGTAATATTCCCGTTTTTTCTAAATACTCACTAAGAATTACTTGTGTGTTTTTGTAAATACAATAAATATTAACTAAAATATCAATAATAAGCACTTTCTATTTTCTACAAAGATAAATGATAATCTTTAAATATCTATTGGTTGTTGGAGTATTGGGTGCATTGATGTCAGCTATTAGAATCAAAAATCTAATGAAAAGTTATGGAGATTTTTTAGCGTTGAAGGGGATAAACTTAGAAATTAAAGAAAGTGAAATATTTGCCCTTCTTGGGCCAAATGGCGCTGGTAAAACAACGCTCATAAGAATTTTGGCAGAGGGTCTGAAGTTTGACAGTGGGGATATTGAAGTATTTGGAAAGAAGTTAAGTAAGAAAACAGCGCGTTTAATAGGTTATGTTCCTCAGGAAAGTATTTCTTATGATCTCCTGACTGTTGAGGAAAACCTTGCTTTCTATGCAGATCTCTACGATGCGCCTAAAGAAAGGATCAAAGAGCTCATTAAACGTTTTGATCTGCCAGCTAAGAAAAAAGCTAGGGAATTGAGCGGAGGATTTAAGAGGCGTTTAAATTTGGCTATCTCTCTGTTATATGAGCCCAAAATCTTGATTTTGGATGAGCCTTCAACAGGTTTAGATGTTCCCTCAAGGAGACAGCTCTGGGAGATTATAAAAGGCTTTAAACGTGAAGGGAAAACAATACTCCTTGCCACACATTATATGGAGGAGGCCGAGGCGTTAGCTGATAGGATAGCGATAATGAATGAAGGAAGAGTTGTTGCTGTCGGTACAGCGGATGAGCTGAAAGCCTTAATAGGAGAGGAAAGCATTATTCAAGTAGAGGGGATTCTAAAAGGAGTCGAAGGAATTGGAGAGATATTCCCAAGGTTTATTGAGAAAAGCGGGACTCTCAGGATTCATGTGAAGAACTCGAGGGAAGCTTTACCGAAGATTGTTGAGCTTTTAATATCTGCCGGAAGCGAGATAAAGGCCATTAAGGTGGAGGAGCCCACTCTGGAAGATGTCTTTTTAAAACTAACAGGGAGAGCTTTGGATGAAGTTTAGGGTCATTAAGGGCATAATCCTAAAGGATTTAAAAGAGCTCCGCAGAGAAAAGATGGCCCTCTTTTGGATATTCATATTTCCGCTCATGTGGATTACTCTCTTTGGAACAATGTGGGGCGGTGAGAGTCCACCGATTAGTGTAGACGTTGGAGTTGTTTACACAAACGAAAGCGCCCCATTTACAGCTTATGATATAATTGAGATAATGAGAAACGTAACACTTGAGGAGACAAACCTCTTCAACGTCCTCGAGTTTAAAGACGAAACCAGTGCTGTTGAAGCTCTCAAAAGCGGAAAGATAGATGCCGTTGTAGTTTTTCCCAAAGGGTTTGGAACAAACCTCACAAGCGGTAAGCAGGCGAGAATTTACCTCTACTTTGATAAAAGTGATCCCCAAGATTATCAAATAGTAAGCGGGGTTGTTAAAGGCTTTTTTGGAGAGGTGGAGAAGGAGATGAAGCGCAGAAACATTGAGATGCAGCTCGAATATATGGAGTCCTACCTTCCAAAAGAGCTTATTGCAAGGTATAATCTCACCACAGAGACGATCAAAGAGTACATGCTCGCGAGCGCTGAGCCCATTGTGATAGAGGAAAAAGAGGTGGAAGGCAAAACAGCAACGCCGATACAGTTCTACATAACAAGCTTCATAGGGATTCAATTCCTCTTTGCCACAATGCTCACCGTAGGGTCTGGCACGCTGGAGGAGATTGAAAAGGGAACTCTTAGAAGAATAGTTGCTTCGCCTGCTACCGCGTGGGACTTTCTGATGGGAAAGATGCTCTCCACATTTTTAGTTATAATGATCAGTATAGTTGTTGGCTTGGTTTATGCCAAAGCAGTTTTCGGCGAAACCATAGTGCCGAGCACCTTGGGATGGCTCATAATATTCATCGCGTCGCTCTTTTCCATGAGCCTTGGCTTAGCAATAGCTATGGGGACGAGGAGCATAAGGTCAACAACAGCAGTAGTGAACTTTATATCAATGCCCCTGCTCTTTCTGGCGGGTATAGTTGTCCCGGAAAGTGCTCTTCCAAAATGGGCAAAGCCCATAGTGAACTACTTCCCTCTTGGAAGGGCTTTAAAGGACTTCCGACTTTTGGAGATTTACCACAGACCAGTGAGTGAGATAATGCCCGATGTCCTGTGGTTAAGTCTGGCAACACTCGGCACCCTCATAATTGCGGTAGTGCTTTATAATTGGGCGGTTAAAAGATTGGAAGTCTAAGATTGCTGGGGGTATTCTTCCACTTTTTTAGAAAAGGTGAAAAATACAAAGTATAAAGAAAGAGCCTAAAGCCCTAATATTTCTTTTGCAGCTTTTATTCCAAGGTCGAAGGCCTTCATATTGATGTCAACGGCTTTAGGTGGAACGCTTATCTTTATGACCTCTCTAACGTGTTCTGCGTCAAGTGGAAACTCGGGTATTTGAGTTAAAGCTCCGATTAGGACCGTGTTTGTTGTAACCACATGTCCTGCTTGTTCTGCTAGCTCTTCTGCGTTAAATCCAATCCATTTTGCCTTGAATTCTT
Protein-coding regions in this window:
- a CDS encoding ABC transporter permease, with translation MKFRVIKGIILKDLKELRREKMALFWIFIFPLMWITLFGTMWGGESPPISVDVGVVYTNESAPFTAYDIIEIMRNVTLEETNLFNVLEFKDETSAVEALKSGKIDAVVVFPKGFGTNLTSGKQARIYLYFDKSDPQDYQIVSGVVKGFFGEVEKEMKRRNIEMQLEYMESYLPKELIARYNLTTETIKEYMLASAEPIVIEEKEVEGKTATPIQFYITSFIGIQFLFATMLTVGSGTLEEIEKGTLRRIVASPATAWDFLMGKMLSTFLVIMISIVVGLVYAKAVFGETIVPSTLGWLIIFIASLFSMSLGLAIAMGTRSIRSTTAVVNFISMPLLFLAGIVVPESALPKWAKPIVNYFPLGRALKDFRLLEIYHRPVSEIMPDVLWLSLATLGTLIIAVVLYNWAVKRLEV
- a CDS encoding ABC transporter ATP-binding protein; translation: MSAIRIKNLMKSYGDFLALKGINLEIKESEIFALLGPNGAGKTTLIRILAEGLKFDSGDIEVFGKKLSKKTARLIGYVPQESISYDLLTVEENLAFYADLYDAPKERIKELIKRFDLPAKKKARELSGGFKRRLNLAISLLYEPKILILDEPSTGLDVPSRRQLWEIIKGFKREGKTILLATHYMEEAEALADRIAIMNEGRVVAVGTADELKALIGEESIIQVEGILKGVEGIGEIFPRFIEKSGTLRIHVKNSREALPKIVELLISAGSEIKAIKVEEPTLEDVFLKLTGRALDEV